The DNA segment CTTCATTAATTTCTGGTACAATTGTAGCTTCTACAGCTTATCAAATTAAGATAAATAAAACAGATGCATTTACACTAAGTCCAGTGTCAGGTGCAGTTTATACTGTTACAGCTGTAGATGATCCAACAGAGACTACAGAAGCAACAACAAATGAAAAAGGTATTGCATTAACCAAAACTTATGATCAGAAATGGGAAGGGAAACTTTTTAAAATAAAAGAAAAAACAGCTCCAGCTGGATATAAATTGGACGAACAAGAATATACTCTTAAATTAGGAGCGGCAGGTTCTACAATAAACCTTAAAGATAACCCAATTCCAGTACCTGTTAATATAACAGCTAAAAAAGTTGTTTCTGGACGTGAAGGAGAGCTACCTAAAGCAGATGAATTCACATTCAATCTATACTCAGCAAATAATTTAACTACACCTATCGCAACAGCTAAAACAAAAGCTGATGGATCTATTACATTTGAAAATATAGAAGTGAAAGGTGCAGGAGTTTACAATTATGTTATCAAAGAAGATGCTACTAATGCAGTTCCAGGAGTGACCTTTGATGAAACAGCTAAAGAGGTTACAGTAAAAGCTGAATTCCAAGGTACTACTCTGAAGGCTTCTGTGACTTCACCTGAACCAACTTTTACAAATACATATAAAGCAGCTGAAACAAAAGCAACTATTACAGCTAAAAAAGTATTGAATGGTAAAACTCTTGAAGCAGACAAATATGAGTTTGAACTAAAAGAAGGAACTAAAGTAGTAGCTACAGCTAAAAACAAAGCAGATGGAACAGTTACTTTCGAAGATATTACATATACAGAAGTAGGACCACATACGTATACTATAACTGAAAAAGAAGGAACAGAAGGTGGGGTTACGTACGATAAAACTCCTCGTGAAGTAAAAGTAGAAGTTACTGACAATGGGCAAGGTAAATTAGTAGCAGCAGTAACAGGTAACAACCCAACATTTACAAACATATATAAAGTAGCTGAAACAAAAGCAACTATTACAGCAACAAAAGCACTAAACGGAAGCACGTTAAAAGATGATTAATTTGAATTTGAACTAAAAGAGGGTGCTAAAGTAGTAGGAACAGCCAAAAACAAAGCAGACGGAACAATTACTTTCGAAGATATTACATATACAGAAGCAGGAGTGCATACATATACTCTAACAGAGAAAGAAGGAACAGAAGGTGGGGTTACGTACGATAAAACTCCTCGTGAAGTAAAAGTAGAAGTTACTGACAATGGACAAGGTAAGTTAGTAGCGGCAGTAACAGGAAATAACCCAACATTTACAAACATATATAAAGCAACTGAAACAAAAGCAACTATTACAGCTAAAAAAGTATTAGAAGGTAAAGCTTTAGAAGCAGACAAATATGAGTTTGAACTAAAAGAGGGTGCTAAAGTAGTAGGAACAGCTAAAAACAAAGCAGACGGAACAGTTACTTTCGAAGATATTACATATACAGAAGTAGGAGAACATGAATACACTGTAACAGAAAAAGCAGGAAATGAAGCAGGAGTTACATATGATTCAAAATCTTATACAGTAAAAGTAAAAGTTACTGACAACGGACAAGGACAACTTGAAGCAGCAGTAACAGATAATAACCCAACATTTACAAATACATATAAAGCGGCTGCAACAAAAGCAACTATTAAAGCTAAAAAAGTATTAGAAGGTAAAGCTTTAGAAGCAGACAAATATGAGTTTGAACTAAAAGAAGGAACTAAAGTAGTAGGGACAGCTAAAAACAAAGCAGATGGATCAATTGCTTTTGATGTAGAGTATACAAAAGCAGGAGAACATGAATACACTGTAACAGAAAAAGCAGGAAATGAAGCAGGAATTACATATGATTCAAAATCTTATACTGTAAAAGTAAAAGTTACTGACAATGGACAAGGACAACTTGAAGCGAAAGTAACAGGAGATGGAGATAATGTGATATTTACAAATAAATATAACAAACCAGACAAACCAGCAACAGAAACTCCTGATGGTTCAAATGATCCAGAACCTAAAAAAACATTACCAAATACAGGGGCTACTGATTCACCAGTATTACCAGGTCTTTTAGGATTTGCACTTATGACAGTATCTGCATTCTTATACCGTGCTAAAAATAATAACTAATAAACAAAAAAGAGAGAATAAAAGTTCTCTCTTTTTTACTAGAAAATTAGGGTAAATAAAAATATAGAGACTAAACCTATAAAAATGATTTATTATTGACTTGAAGGAAAAAATTTGATAAAATATGAATGAACATAAAAATAAATTCATTCAAAAAAAGAAAGGGGGGAAGAAATTGGATAAAAAACAATCATTAAAGCAAGCTGCTTATAATGTTTTTTCTAATAAAGGCTATAAAGCAACAGCTATTTCAGAAGTTGCAAAACAGGCAGGTATGGCAGTTGGTTCTTTTTATAATTATTACGAAAGTAAAGAAGAAATCTTTCTAGATGTTTATATAGATGAAAATAATCGTATTCGACAAGTTATAATGAATGATATAGATTGGCAAGGAGATGTTGTTGAGCTTATAGGTCAACTTTTTGGTCAATCAAGAAGTTTGGTTTCATCTAATAAAATTTTAGCAGAATGGTATAATCCTGCTATTTCTAACGAGTTACATAGCTATTATTCTTCAGAGGAAGGTAGGGAGTCGAATCCATTCCACCAGTTTTTAATAGAAACATTTACTAAACGTATGTTGAAGGAAGGGTACTCTCAAGAAAAAATCCAAGAGGTTTTAGAAGTTTATCATCTTTTTTACTATATAGACATGAATATTACAGAAAAAGATGTACCCAACGTTAATCAGACAATAGAAACCTTAGCAACTTATTTTGTAAAAGGATTATTTAAATAAAGAATGACAATTCTTTATTTTTTAAATACGTATGAATGAATAATGAATTATATTCATTCATATACATAAAAATACTATATTTACAACTATATAAAAGTATTATTCTATTAACTATAAAACTGTTCTTGATTTAGCTTTATAATTTTTTAAAAAAGATAAACGCATATATTATTAACTATAAAATTTTTGAAAGAGGAAGAAAATGAAAAGAGGTAAAAAAATGTTAACTATTATTCTTATTACAATAGTAGCTCTAGGGCTAATAACGTGGGGAGTATTTGCATTTCTTGGACGTAGTCAAACTTTATCGGTCAAATCAATAGAAAACGCTAGCGCTGATCTATATGTTGTTCGCTTGGAAAAACCAGATAATATGACTTGGGAACCAGGGTCTTACGTGAAAGTCACCATACCTGAAGTAAAGGATAGCAAGCAAAATAACAGATGGCTTACTATTGCATCTAATCCTGAAGAAAAAGAGATTATGATTTTAACACATAATAGAGGGAGTGTTTATAAGAAAAACTTGACTAGTTTGCAGGTGGGAGCGAAAGTTGAGGTGAGTTGGTTAGGTGGAAACTTAGATATTGCAGATAATCAAGAACCTATTATTTGTTTTGCATCTGATGTTGGCGTTGCAGCAATGAGACCGATTGTTAAAGAATGGAACTCTAAACGTACAATTATACTTAATCATCTAGATAAAGGGGTGAATATTTTTAATAACGAACTGATAGAGTTATCAAATAAAGGAAAAGATTTTACTTATGAAACTAGTAAGAGTATAGAACAAAGTCAAGAAAAACTAAAAAAAGCAGTGGGTATATATGGGAACAATGCTATATATTTATTGTCGGGCCAACCTGATGATGTTAAAATTATGGAAAAATTTTTAGAAAATAACGGAATAAATAAGAAAAAAATAAAAACAGATAGTTTCAGAGGTCTGAAGTAAAGATTAGAAAAAACTCCCGAAAACATGTACATTAAGTTTTTCGGGAGTTTAATATGTTTAAAATATAGTTTATATTTTATTTGAAAATAGATGTTTTAAAGCTATCTGTTCTTTGAAGAAGTTTTTTATAAACTTCTTCTTTCAGTTTCAACGTATTGTTCATTGATACTGATTTATTGCTATTGTTATCTGCTTTAAGAGTTTGTGCATCTTTTGTAACAGCATCTTTAAACAATGCAAGAAGTTCATCATAAGATGAAACAGTAGTACCATTTACTTCAAACGTAGTTAAACCTACTTTAGCTTTATCTTTTACTTCTTGGAAGTAAGCTTTTTTGAAATCTTCTAATGTAGAGAATTTACCTCCAGAAATTTTGTTGATTATGTATTTATCACTTAGAACTGAGTGGCCATCCGTTTTAGAGGCTTGTTTATATTTATTAGAAGCATAGCCAAGGAATCCATTTTCATAACCGTAGTAACCCCATAATCTAAATGCATTATGTTTGAATGAAACTGCACCTGGAGCTCCATTACTAGTATTACCTCCATAAATACCAGTCATCATTTTAACACCTACATAAGGAGATTGATCGTGGTAGCTAACTACTTCTGGTTTATAAACACCATTGCCTGGATTACGATTAGTCATTAATTGTTGGTCGACTAAATCATTAACAGATTGAATATTTAAGCTGTCTTTTTCTTCTTTTGATAGATGGCGAATCTTATCCCAATGGTTAAGGTTGTTGCTATCACGGTATTGTTTATCCATTTTCTTGAACCAAGCACCGTTTAAATCTCTATTTTGTTGAGAAATAACAGCTTCTGCTTCGATTTCATCAAGAAGAGTTAACGCATCGTTATAACCTCTCATATAGCGATCGATATCATCTCTTGTTTTTAGAGTTTTTGGATCGGTAATATACCATTGATTTCCATCATTTGGACGTTTAAATACCATATTGATACCTAACGAACCGAACTCATCAGCCCAACTGCTAGGTACTGGAGTTTGTAACATACCTTGAGCAAAAGCTTCAAAGCTAGTTCCTTCACGGCGACCAAAACCACCAAGGTAGATGTGACCATCGTTAACGTGTGTTGTTTCGTGAGTATAAACAGAAATACCATATTCGTCAATCATATTTAGGTAAATATAGTTTACTTCTGTTCTAGTATCATTTGGATTACCATAAATTACAGCATAGGCACCAGCACCATTATTTCCAAAGTGTTTACCGATAGGTCCGAATAATTCACGAAGTGGAGAATATTCATTTTGTTGTCCGTATCTACCGTATTTATCAACCCATCCACCAGGAGCGTTATAACCTTCCCAAAGAGGGATAACTGAGTCTCTTAATAGACGGTTTTTAACATTATCTGCAGCTAGACGATACCAGAAGTCGTAGTAGTTTCTATAACCATCTGCAGCTTTGTCCACCATATCCTTAATATCAGCGAATGATTTTTTACCTAATCTTTCAGCACTACCAAAAGCTATAGCATTGTAGTTAGAAATTAGGTAAATATGTGATTTCTCTATATTAAGTAGAGGAAGAAGAGTTTTTCTAAGGTGAGCACGTTTTAAATTGTCAAATGCTCGATACTTAGCATTTTTAATCGCATCTACTTCTGAAGCACGTTCAGCGATATATACTTTATCTTTAGTTGCATCGATAAACCAATCGTTCATATCTGTAAAGTTTGTAAATAGACTACGATTATAGTTTAAGAATGACTCTAAATGTCCTGACTTCGTAGATTTTGCAAGAACTTCACCAAAGGCTTCGAATGTTCTTGAACCACTAATATAACTTTCTTTAGAACCCATCTCGATAAGTCTGTCTAAAACATCAACATTTTTACCGTAAAAATCAGGTTTAAACAGCATAAGTTCTTTAATATTTACATCGCCAAACTTAACGCCGTAGTAACGATTTAGATAAGTTAAACCTAATAATAGAGCGGCTTTGTTTTTCTCAACTTTATCAAGAATCATCTGTTGAGCTGCTACAGAATTATTCAATTGATGATCTTCGTTTTGAACTAATTTTTCAATGAATACATCAAGATTTCTCTTAACATAATCAAAACTTTCTTCTAAATAAAGGTCTTTTATCGCATTTACCTTGTTATTACCAGTTCTATTTAAATGTTGATAAATTGGCTCTGATTGTAGATCTATTGGACTTAAGATAGCTTTTATACCATTGATAAGATTACTATGATCTTTTTGAACGATATTAGGTGTATATTTAATTCCAAGATCAGTTATTTCATATTCTTTAACGTTAGTTAAGCCAACATTACTTTCAGATAAGTTGAAGTAGTCTTTAGTTCCGTCAGCATAGTGAACGACAATTTTATTTGCAACACTAAGGTTAGCGATGAAATCATTGTTATTCATCGGTGTAACAGAAAGAACTTCTTTTGTATTTAAGTTATGATCTTTAGCAAGTTTATTCGCTTGGTTAACGATATAATCTTTATTATAGAATGGTTGCAGTTTTTCAAGATTTTTGTAAGCTAAACTATAGTCAGCATTGTAATCTTGAATATCTGTATATGCTTTGTTACTAGGTTTGATATTGTTGATAGTGTTCATAGTGTATGCTTCACTTGATAGTGTATCAGCGGTAATATTGAAACCAGCAACTTTTTCATCAGCCTCAGCTTTAGATAAGTGTTTTAATTTGTTTTTGTTTTTATTATCTCGACCAGTACCATCTTCAGAAGAACTATATCCGATAACTCCAAATAAGTTTGATACAAAAGGATTTGCATCGCCATCGTTAACGTCATTTGAACCGAATAGTTCTTCACCTTTAATCACTTTAGCATATGTTACGTTATTTTGAACCGCTCCATATGGCCAAGTTTTAGCAACTATTCCACCAACATATTTAGTATTTTTAACATCAAGAATACCTTTTGCTACAGAGTTTGTTAGTTTTCCTTTTGTTCCTGATAGCCAACTATGTGCTTTATAGTTTACAAAAGGTACTAGCATACTAGCATGTGCATTATTAGCGGTAATAGTGGCATCCACATAAGCTCTATTAACAAATCCCATATAGTTAGAACCAGCAATACCACCTACTGTAGAATCATTCCCAACAGAATTTATTTTACCAATAAATGCGACATTTTCAACTTTTCCATCTTCATGGATATTGTTAACAACTCCGGCAACATTATTTTTACCAGTTATAGAACCAGTAATTTTAACATTTTCGATAGTTGCATTATTTTTTAAATTATTTCCAATAGCAGAGATATTATCTTCTCCAGATCTATCTATCGCAACATTTTCAAAGTTAATATTTTTGATTATTGCATTATTGATATTATTAAACAATGGATGCTCTAGGTCGTGAATAGCATAACGTTTATCCCCGTTACTTAGAAGTTTACCTGTAAATTCTGCTGTAACATAAGATTTGCCAGCAGGTACAACGTTTTTAGCGCTCATACTTTGACCAAGAAGGAATTCACCAGCTGGATTTGCTTGCATAGCGTTTATTAATTCTGCAAAA comes from the Gemella morbillorum genome and includes:
- a CDS encoding FAD-dependent oxidoreductase is translated as MKRGKKMLTIILITIVALGLITWGVFAFLGRSQTLSVKSIENASADLYVVRLEKPDNMTWEPGSYVKVTIPEVKDSKQNNRWLTIASNPEEKEIMILTHNRGSVYKKNLTSLQVGAKVEVSWLGGNLDIADNQEPIICFASDVGVAAMRPIVKEWNSKRTIILNHLDKGVNIFNNELIELSNKGKDFTYETSKSIEQSQEKLKKAVGIYGNNAIYLLSGQPDDVKIMEKFLENNGINKKKIKTDSFRGLK
- a CDS encoding TetR/AcrR family transcriptional regulator encodes the protein MDKKQSLKQAAYNVFSNKGYKATAISEVAKQAGMAVGSFYNYYESKEEIFLDVYIDENNRIRQVIMNDIDWQGDVVELIGQLFGQSRSLVSSNKILAEWYNPAISNELHSYYSSEEGRESNPFHQFLIETFTKRMLKEGYSQEKIQEVLEVYHLFYYIDMNITEKDVPNVNQTIETLATYFVKGLFK
- a CDS encoding ZmpA/ZmpB/ZmpC family metallo-endopeptidase, producing the protein MKIKNKNNNKILKFSIRKLSLGAAPVVISALIFGSYMPSEVLANENTIVNYTYLAENELTDAEKSLIKKNIPSDVKENEIYYMVYKKDPKPTSEIKTLPNTGQNSLPLTGLAVGAAVLVVLLVSKKHRNKVLSVVLIGAMGQSIVMPFESFAFENKELVSYNTQKTIANSNELANGVIKIDGYSYVGYFTQSDLKTLPNQVNPTVPEKPTNPTNPNNPTPQPNPQPQPEYKTTPDEGPKVPTVEKPELKVTKEVVPFETIEQNDDTLPKGQTKVVRDGVNGERTILTEVSTVDGVQTSKVVDNSITTQPVNKIVAVGTKEVTPAPEHKTTPDEGPKVPIVEKPELKVTKEVIPFETIEQNDDTLPKGQTKVVRDGVNGERTILTEVSTVDGVQTSKVVDNSITTQPINKIVAVGTKEVTPAVDKTALQNAIATANSKNKDDYTTQSWADLTTALATANTINNDNNTTQNAVNEATQNLLKAIEKLVKLADKPVLKFVNTNKNELEHSATAKYTLENPTNAEVKSITATLKKGNEIVKTVDLTKDNLDAVLSDLDFYKEYTLSTTIVYNQGNGEESETLTDEKILLEPKKIEVKDIKRTDLIKYENKVESDATRLTSIPQDLTNYYLKVTSNDHKTTLLAVKNIEDAEVDGKKVYKVTAVADNLVQRNASNNLSDVYTYYIEKPKTKEDNVYYDFAELINAMQANPAGEFLLGQSMSAKNVVPAGKSYVTAEFTGKLLSNGDKRYAIHDLEHPLFNNINNAIIKNINFENVAIDRSGEDNISAIGNNLKNNATIENVKITGSITGKNNVAGVVNNIHEDGKVENVAFIGKINSVGNDSTVGGIAGSNYMGFVNRAYVDATITANNAHASMLVPFVNYKAHSWLSGTKGKLTNSVAKGILDVKNTKYVGGIVAKTWPYGAVQNNVTYAKVIKGEELFGSNDVNDGDANPFVSNLFGVIGYSSSEDGTGRDNKNKNKLKHLSKAEADEKVAGFNITADTLSSEAYTMNTINNIKPSNKAYTDIQDYNADYSLAYKNLEKLQPFYNKDYIVNQANKLAKDHNLNTKEVLSVTPMNNNDFIANLSVANKIVVHYADGTKDYFNLSESNVGLTNVKEYEITDLGIKYTPNIVQKDHSNLINGIKAILSPIDLQSEPIYQHLNRTGNNKVNAIKDLYLEESFDYVKRNLDVFIEKLVQNEDHQLNNSVAAQQMILDKVEKNKAALLLGLTYLNRYYGVKFGDVNIKELMLFKPDFYGKNVDVLDRLIEMGSKESYISGSRTFEAFGEVLAKSTKSGHLESFLNYNRSLFTNFTDMNDWFIDATKDKVYIAERASEVDAIKNAKYRAFDNLKRAHLRKTLLPLLNIEKSHIYLISNYNAIAFGSAERLGKKSFADIKDMVDKAADGYRNYYDFWYRLAADNVKNRLLRDSVIPLWEGYNAPGGWVDKYGRYGQQNEYSPLRELFGPIGKHFGNNGAGAYAVIYGNPNDTRTEVNYIYLNMIDEYGISVYTHETTHVNDGHIYLGGFGRREGTSFEAFAQGMLQTPVPSSWADEFGSLGINMVFKRPNDGNQWYITDPKTLKTRDDIDRYMRGYNDALTLLDEIEAEAVISQQNRDLNGAWFKKMDKQYRDSNNLNHWDKIRHLSKEEKDSLNIQSVNDLVDQQLMTNRNPGNGVYKPEVVSYHDQSPYVGVKMMTGIYGGNTSNGAPGAVSFKHNAFRLWGYYGYENGFLGYASNKYKQASKTDGHSVLSDKYIINKISGGKFSTLEDFKKAYFQEVKDKAKVGLTTFEVNGTTVSSYDELLALFKDAVTKDAQTLKADNNSNKSVSMNNTLKLKEEVYKKLLQRTDSFKTSIFK
- a CDS encoding LPXTG cell wall anchor domain-containing protein, coding for MIFTNKYNKPDKPATETPDGSNDPEPKKTLPNTGATDSPVLPGLLGFALMTVSAFLYRAKNNN